One window from the genome of Labeo rohita strain BAU-BD-2019 chromosome 10, IGBB_LRoh.1.0, whole genome shotgun sequence encodes:
- the LOC127172421 gene encoding solute carrier family 35 member F4 — translation MNKLSAKISPSSGPQPVTLHLPTPASEKDPQEQPLVQDERDAERPSKRCCVRCRFRAVRKVTCGLILGACVAVSWAWGTNSAKETLKRHPAPFFIIWFCSIWNILFFPLYYLCHLLTEKQKQLPTTEFRKCSKFLGEELTVRVVLKGAAPFSVLWSLSGYLYLLALRRISKVDVSAVLCCSQAFTFLLSWIGLKDRFMGVRIVAAILSITGLVMLAYGDGFHSDSITGVALGVGSASASALFKVLFRKRTGNVQPGPASVLLSCVGLCSFILHSWVCVLLYFTHVEYWLPSQHIPWDKLCVMASLLLVCNVLVNLGGMFTYPSLISLGILLTIPASAAVDTFVTETLQMSHVRTAAAGIISSGYLMLQLPENWDESTLRWLSTLWRGNWREDSIVGEENVMDTAGIARAKPKPAVVTFN, via the exons ATGAACAAACTCTCAGCCAAGATCTCTCCTTCCTCTGGACCCCAACCTGTCACACTTCACCTGCCCACACCAG CAAGTGAGAAGGATCCTCAGGAGCAGCCTTTAGTTCAGGATGAACGTGATGCAGAACGACCGTCTAAACGCTGCTGTGTTCGATGTCGATTCCGAGCCGTACGGAAAGTGACATGTGGGCTCATTTTAGGGGCTTGTGTGGCTGTTTCCTGGGCTTGGGGTACTAATAGTGCTAAAGAGACTTTGAAAAGACATCCTGCCCCGTTCTTCATCATTTGGTTTTGTAGCATCTGGAACATTCTCTTTTTTCCACTCTACTATCTGTGTCATCTTCTCACAGAGAAACAGAAGCAGTTGCCAACCACAGAGTTCAG AAAATGCAGTAAGTTCCTGGGTGAAGAGTTGACTGTAAGGGTTGTTCTGAAAGGAGCCGCTCCGTTCTCTGTGCTATGGAGTTTATCTGGTTATTTGTACTTGTTGGCGCTTCGCCGCATCTCCAAAGTGGACGTAAGTGCGGTCCTCTGCTGCAGCCAGGCTTTTACTTTCCTTCTTTCATGGATTGGACTCAAGGACCGCTTCATGGGCGTCAGG ATAGTGGCTGCCATCCTGTCCATAACTGGCCTTGTTATGTTGGCCTATGGAGATGGTTTTCATAGCGACTCAATCACAGGAGTGGCACTGGGTGTTGGTTCAGCTTCAGCTTCTGCTTTATTCAAG GTGCTTTTCAGAAAGCGTACAGGAAATGTCCAACCAGGCCCTGCCAGTGTGTTGCTGTCCTGTGTGGGTCTGTGTAGCTTTATCCTCCACTCCTGGGTGTGTGTATTGCTTTATTTCACACATGTGGAATACTGGCTTCCCTCTCAGCACATCCCGTGGGATAAACTCTGTGTCATGGCTTCTCTACTACTTG TTTGCAATGTGCTGGTAAATCTGGGAGGAATGTTTACGTACCCCAGTTTAATTTCACTGGGAATTCTCTTGACCATCCCAGCAAGTGCAg CTGTAGATACATTTGTGACTGAAACTCTGCAAATGAGTCATGTGCGAACGGCGGCAGCCGGCATCATCTCATCAGGGTATCTCATGCTGCAGCTTCCAGAAAATTGGGACGAGAGCACTTTGCGCTGGCTCAGCACACTGTGGCGTGGAAACTGGCGAGAGGACAGTATAGTTGGAGAGGAGAATGTAATGGACACTGCTGGGATTGCAAGAGCAAAACCCAAACCAGCTGTAGTGACATTTAACTGA